The [Pseudomonas] carboxydohydrogena genome includes a window with the following:
- the accB gene encoding acetyl-CoA carboxylase biotin carboxyl carrier protein, whose product MAREPQDKTTPGKTDERDLIRDLAALLDESNLTEIEVERSGLRVRIARNITVAASVPVAPVVAAAPVAAAAAPAATGAAILDVAKHPGMVPSPMVGTAYLASEPGAKPFVEVGTKVKAGDTLLIVEAMKTMNQIPSPRTGTVTQVLVEDGQPIEFGEPLVIIE is encoded by the coding sequence ATGGCCCGTGAGCCGCAAGATAAAACCACCCCCGGCAAAACCGACGAGCGCGATCTCATTCGCGATCTCGCGGCGCTGCTGGATGAATCCAATCTGACCGAAATCGAAGTCGAGCGCTCGGGCCTTCGCGTCCGCATCGCACGCAACATCACGGTCGCGGCGAGTGTTCCGGTTGCGCCCGTTGTCGCGGCCGCGCCGGTCGCCGCAGCCGCCGCCCCGGCAGCCACCGGCGCCGCGATCCTCGACGTCGCCAAGCATCCCGGCATGGTCCCCTCACCGATGGTCGGTACCGCCTATCTCGCGTCGGAACCCGGCGCGAAACCCTTCGTCGAGGTGGGCACCAAGGTGAAGGCCGGCGACACGCTGCTGATCGTCGAGGCGATGAAGACGATGAACCAGATTCCGTCGCCACGCACCGGCACGGTCACGCAGGTTCTTGTCGAAGACGGCCAGCCGATCGAATTCGGCGAGCCGCTCGTCATCATTGAATAA
- the accC gene encoding acetyl-CoA carboxylase biotin carboxylase subunit — protein sequence MFDKILIANRGEIALRVLRACKELGIATVAVHSTADANAMHVRLADESVCIGPPAAKDSYLNIPALLAACEITGAEAVHPGYGFLSENARFAEILAEHDLDFIGPKAEHIRTMGDKIEAKKTAKRLGIPVVPGSDGSVSPGDDAMAIAKKIGFPVLVKAAAGGGGRGMKVAQTEADLMLALSTASNEAKAAFGDGSVYLEKYLGKPRHIEIQILGDGRGGAIHLGERDCSLQRRHQKVWEESPSPIISPEARARIGEVCAKAMREMKYLGVGTIEFLYEDGEFYFIEMNTRIQVEHPVTEMITGIDLVLEQIRVAAGGDLPCTQKDVAINGHAIECRINAENPVTFRPSPGKITQFHPPGGLGVRIDSAVYQGYVIPPYYDSLVGKLIVHGKTRGECLMRLRRALDEIVIDGVETTLPLFRALAREPSIIDGDYHIHWLEQYLASGDTKPH from the coding sequence ATGTTCGACAAGATTCTGATTGCCAATCGTGGCGAAATCGCCCTGCGTGTGCTGCGTGCGTGCAAGGAGCTCGGCATCGCGACGGTCGCCGTGCACTCCACTGCCGACGCCAACGCCATGCATGTGCGCCTCGCCGACGAGAGCGTCTGCATCGGCCCACCCGCCGCCAAGGACAGCTATCTCAACATCCCCGCGCTGCTCGCCGCCTGCGAAATCACCGGCGCCGAAGCCGTGCATCCCGGTTACGGCTTTCTGTCGGAAAATGCACGCTTCGCGGAAATTCTCGCCGAACACGATCTCGACTTCATCGGACCGAAGGCCGAGCACATCCGCACCATGGGCGACAAGATCGAGGCGAAGAAAACCGCCAAGCGCCTCGGCATTCCGGTCGTTCCAGGTTCCGACGGCAGCGTCAGCCCGGGCGACGACGCCATGGCGATCGCCAAAAAGATCGGCTTCCCGGTTCTGGTGAAAGCAGCCGCTGGCGGCGGCGGGCGCGGCATGAAAGTCGCGCAGACCGAAGCCGATTTGATGCTGGCGCTGTCCACGGCGAGCAACGAGGCCAAGGCCGCTTTCGGCGACGGCTCGGTCTATCTCGAGAAATATCTCGGCAAGCCGCGCCATATCGAAATCCAGATTCTGGGCGACGGCCGCGGCGGCGCGATCCATCTCGGCGAACGCGACTGCTCGTTGCAGCGCCGCCATCAGAAGGTCTGGGAGGAAAGCCCCTCGCCGATCATTTCGCCCGAAGCGCGCGCGCGCATCGGCGAGGTCTGCGCGAAGGCGATGCGCGAGATGAAATATCTCGGCGTCGGCACCATCGAGTTCCTCTACGAGGACGGCGAATTCTACTTCATCGAAATGAACACCCGCATCCAGGTCGAGCATCCGGTCACCGAAATGATCACCGGCATCGATCTCGTGCTGGAGCAAATCCGGGTCGCGGCGGGCGGCGACCTGCCCTGCACGCAGAAGGATGTCGCCATCAACGGCCACGCCATCGAGTGCCGCATCAATGCGGAGAACCCGGTGACCTTCCGCCCCTCGCCGGGCAAGATCACCCAGTTCCATCCGCCCGGCGGCCTCGGCGTGCGGATCGATTCAGCAGTCTATCAGGGCTATGTCATTCCGCCCTATTACGACTCTCTGGTCGGCAAGCTGATCGTCCATGGCAAAACCCGCGGCGAATGCCTGATGCGGCTGCGCCGTGCACTGGATGAAATCGTCATCGATGGCGTCGAAACCACACTGCCGCTGTTCCGGGCACTCGCCCGCGAGCCCAGCATCATCGACGGCGACTATCACATCCACTGGCTCGAACAATATCTTGCCAGCGGAGATACAAAGCCCCATTAA
- a CDS encoding sensor histidine kinase, with amino-acid sequence MTSEAARLRTMWQIGLLTAGFLILVAISAASLYLGHRARTDSLWVTHTIEVEGQIGIVQLQLQRAESALRGFLLTQDKSYRSDFEQAEALITPSISRLRELTQDNPVEQSNIATLEKLVKQRLQFFHTVIPEIDSGRIDQARTALMKSSQGDEMSHLLDVARDMRAEENRLFELRTDAADRSQSLNVMVTIIGSGFIILFAVLSILLLRTSARARNDAEARLRDINLNLESTVDERTGDLREANQEIQRFAYIVSHDLRSPLVNIMGFTSELEELRGDIFNRIARYSRAAAGAPPQAVSEGGADELVLAPEDHKLSEDFSEALGFIKSSIGKMDRLISAILKLTREGRREFNPVHVDMRALIQEIANSMTHQTTEAQAQINIDPLPNLVSDRLALEQIFSNLIENALKYLRNDVPGEISIRGRTKLGFVVYDVIDNGRGIDPNDHDRIFDLFRRAGMQDKPGQGIGLAHVRALVRRLGGSITVSSELDKGSTFTIALPAQWNLSRQGKSYG; translated from the coding sequence GTGACTTCGGAAGCCGCGCGCCTTCGTACGATGTGGCAGATTGGCCTTTTGACGGCCGGCTTTCTCATACTCGTCGCAATCAGTGCCGCCTCGCTTTATCTCGGCCATCGCGCCCGCACCGACTCATTGTGGGTGACGCATACGATCGAGGTCGAAGGCCAGATCGGCATCGTCCAGCTCCAGCTCCAGCGCGCCGAAAGCGCCCTGCGTGGCTTCCTCCTGACCCAGGACAAGAGCTACCGGTCCGACTTCGAGCAGGCCGAAGCGCTGATCACTCCATCGATTTCCCGGTTGCGGGAATTAACACAGGATAATCCCGTCGAACAAAGCAACATTGCGACACTTGAAAAGCTGGTAAAGCAGCGGCTTCAATTCTTCCACACCGTCATCCCAGAGATTGATTCCGGCCGGATCGACCAAGCCCGAACGGCCCTGATGAAATCCTCGCAGGGCGATGAAATGAGCCACCTGCTGGATGTTGCGCGTGACATGCGTGCGGAGGAAAATCGCCTGTTCGAGCTTCGCACCGATGCAGCGGATCGCAGCCAGTCGCTGAATGTGATGGTCACGATCATCGGCAGCGGCTTCATCATTCTGTTCGCGGTCCTTTCCATTCTGCTGCTTCGCACGTCGGCGCGTGCGCGCAACGATGCCGAGGCACGACTGCGGGACATCAATCTTAATCTCGAATCCACCGTGGATGAGCGCACCGGCGATCTGCGCGAGGCCAATCAGGAAATCCAGCGCTTTGCTTATATCGTCAGCCACGACCTGCGCTCGCCACTCGTCAACATCATGGGTTTCACCAGCGAACTGGAAGAATTGCGCGGAGACATTTTCAACCGCATCGCCCGCTATAGCCGCGCCGCGGCCGGCGCACCGCCTCAGGCCGTCTCGGAAGGAGGCGCCGACGAACTCGTTCTCGCGCCTGAAGATCACAAGCTGTCGGAGGATTTTTCGGAGGCGCTTGGGTTCATCAAATCGTCGATCGGGAAAATGGATCGCCTCATCAGCGCGATCCTCAAGCTCACGCGCGAGGGACGGCGGGAGTTCAACCCTGTCCATGTGGACATGCGCGCGCTGATTCAGGAAATCGCCAACAGCATGACCCACCAGACCACCGAGGCTCAGGCGCAGATCAATATCGATCCCCTGCCCAATCTGGTCAGCGACCGTCTTGCGCTCGAGCAGATCTTCTCCAATTTGATTGAAAATGCGCTGAAGTATCTGCGGAACGATGTTCCCGGCGAAATCAGCATCCGTGGCCGCACCAAGCTGGGCTTTGTGGTATACGACGTCATCGACAACGGGCGGGGTATCGATCCCAATGATCACGATCGTATTTTCGACCTGTTTCGCCGCGCGGGCATGCAGGACAAGCCCGGCCAAGGCATCGGCCTCGCGCATGTGAGAGCCCTGGTCCGCCGGCTCGGCGGTTCCATTACGGTCTCGTCCGAACTCGACAAGGGCAGCACGTTTACGATAGCGCTGCCCGCACAGTGGAATTTATCAAGGCAAGGGAAGTCGTATGGGTAA
- a CDS encoding response regulator encodes MGNPVKIVMIEDDEGHARLIERNIRRSGVNNDIIPFTTGTEAVNYLFGADGTADQHKGQALLILLDLNLPDMTGIDILRRVKDNATLKSAPVVVLTTTDDAQEIKRCYELGCNVYITKPVNYENFANAIRQLGLFFSVIQVPPVKA; translated from the coding sequence ATGGGTAATCCTGTCAAAATCGTGATGATCGAGGACGACGAGGGACACGCCCGCCTGATCGAGCGGAATATCCGCCGTTCCGGCGTCAATAACGACATCATCCCCTTCACCACCGGCACCGAGGCCGTCAACTATCTGTTCGGCGCGGACGGAACCGCCGACCAGCACAAGGGACAGGCGCTTCTGATCCTGCTCGACCTCAATCTGCCGGACATGACCGGCATCGACATCCTCAGGCGCGTCAAGGACAACGCAACGCTGAAGTCCGCGCCCGTCGTCGTGCTCACCACCACCGACGACGCGCAGGAGATCAAGCGCTGCTACGAACTCGGCTGCAACGTCTACATCACCAAGCCCGTCAATTACGAAAACTTCGCCAACGCCATTCGTCAGCTCGGCCTGTTCTTTTCCGTGATACAGGTGCCGCCGGTCAAAGCATGA
- a CDS encoding sensor histidine kinase encodes MTPPKPRLLYIDDDPGLARLVQRGLERHGIDVDHALDGASGIARLKSGGIDVVALDQHMPGLDGLDTLEQIYRLPMATPPIVFVTASEDSQVAITALKAGAIDYIVKDTKGDFVPLLHAAVTGALETARLRKAREEAEAEVHASRDRYAALAAEREMLLREVNHRVGNSLQIIASLLHLQASSSSDEHVKAALTNAMGRVAAVAQVHRRLYTSHDLKSVMLNQYLEALLEDLRRSAEGNRMSRLTLKADPVEIDPDRAVGIGIIVNELVMNAVKYAYPDGAGPIHVDLHNRAKNIELVISDEGVGFQAKQDPRSTGMGQRIVSAMAIKLDASVERDPSHSGTRIVINFSPSGKTPPAAHA; translated from the coding sequence ATGACGCCCCCCAAACCGCGATTGCTGTATATCGACGACGATCCGGGCCTTGCCCGGCTCGTCCAGCGTGGACTGGAACGCCATGGCATCGACGTCGATCACGCGCTCGATGGAGCAAGCGGAATCGCGCGCCTGAAAAGCGGCGGCATCGACGTCGTCGCGCTCGACCAGCACATGCCCGGCCTCGACGGCCTCGATACGCTCGAGCAAATCTACCGGCTGCCGATGGCGACACCGCCGATCGTTTTCGTCACCGCCTCGGAAGACAGTCAGGTCGCCATCACCGCGCTGAAGGCCGGCGCCATCGATTATATCGTCAAGGACACCAAGGGCGATTTCGTTCCCCTGCTTCATGCGGCCGTCACCGGCGCACTGGAAACCGCGCGCCTGCGCAAGGCCCGCGAGGAAGCCGAGGCCGAGGTCCACGCCTCACGCGACCGCTATGCGGCACTTGCGGCCGAACGCGAGATGTTGCTGCGCGAGGTCAACCACCGCGTCGGCAACTCCCTTCAGATCATCGCTTCGCTGCTGCATCTTCAGGCGTCGTCGAGCAGCGACGAACACGTCAAGGCCGCGCTCACCAATGCGATGGGCCGTGTCGCAGCGGTCGCGCAAGTTCATCGCCGCCTTTACACGTCGCACGACCTCAAGAGCGTCATGCTGAACCAGTATCTCGAAGCCCTGCTGGAGGATCTGCGCCGTTCCGCCGAAGGCAACCGCATGTCGCGCCTGACGCTGAAAGCCGATCCCGTCGAGATCGATCCGGACCGCGCGGTCGGCATCGGCATCATCGTCAACGAACTGGTGATGAACGCCGTCAAATACGCTTACCCCGACGGCGCAGGCCCGATCCATGTCGATCTGCACAATCGCGCGAAGAACATCGAACTCGTGATCTCCGACGAAGGTGTCGGCTTTCAGGCCAAGCAGGACCCCCGCTCCACCGGCATGGGCCAGCGCATCGTCAGCGCCATGGCCATCAAGCTCGATGCGAGCGTGGAACGCGATCCCTCGCATTCCGGCACGCGGATCGTGATCAATTTCAGCCCCTCCGGCAAAACGCCCCCCGCCGCACACGCCTGA
- the aat gene encoding leucyl/phenylalanyl-tRNA--protein transferase: MSSRDTATSEITPEVLLRAYACGIFPMAESADDPSLFWVEPEQRGIFPLDGLHISSRLARTVRSDRYRVTVNAAFERVIGECAAPQPGREDTWINHRIRKLYGALHGIGHCHSIEAWDGDELAGGLYGVSLGGAFFGESMFHRSRDASKVALVHLAARLIAGGFGLLDTQFVTEHLRSLGAVEISRRKYRSLLDHAIQLPGDFFALPADRPVNGADALAIVRGTGGQT, translated from the coding sequence ATGAGCTCGCGCGACACCGCAACGTCCGAAATCACGCCCGAGGTGTTGTTGCGGGCCTATGCCTGCGGCATCTTTCCGATGGCGGAAAGCGCCGACGATCCGAGCCTGTTCTGGGTGGAGCCGGAACAGCGCGGCATCTTTCCGCTCGATGGCCTGCATATTTCCTCTCGCCTCGCACGCACCGTGCGCTCGGACCGCTACCGCGTCACGGTCAATGCCGCTTTCGAGCGCGTCATCGGCGAATGCGCGGCTCCCCAGCCCGGGCGCGAGGACACATGGATCAACCACCGCATCCGCAAGCTCTACGGCGCGCTGCATGGGATCGGCCACTGCCACAGCATCGAGGCATGGGACGGCGACGAGCTTGCGGGCGGGCTGTATGGCGTGTCGCTCGGCGGCGCATTCTTCGGCGAGAGCATGTTCCACCGCAGCCGCGACGCTTCCAAGGTGGCGCTGGTTCATCTCGCCGCGCGCCTGATCGCGGGCGGCTTCGGGCTGCTCGATACGCAATTCGTCACCGAACATCTGCGTAGCCTTGGCGCCGTCGAGATATCCCGCCGCAAATATCGTTCGCTGCTCGACCACGCCATTCAATTGCCGGGAGATTTTTTCGCACTGCCTGCCGATCGCCCTGTGAATGGCGCGGATGCACTCGCGATCGTGCGCGGGACAGGCGGCCAGACGTAA
- a CDS encoding DUF2155 domain-containing protein → MSRTAATILFATLIAVPPLALPSARAQIGNIFSDQPLRPPAGIQRGDPSQDPDEEEVPEIPQGRLLPAPQQSRPLPRGQAAPLPGAVQSQPLAPPPGSAAVPPQQQHPGVAANPPAANPLPGLPPGQKQPRGNPQQSPATLQPGDEIVTEPPAVKIPNRKAVFSGLDKITGRIITFDEDIGETVQFGALRVKTDACYTRPATEAANTDAFVEVDEITLQNEVKRIFSGWMFAASPGLHAVEHPIYDVWLTDCKGPEQPVTAQNEPVKPPPPVQQQQPKRQPRPQPPAQQPVQQRQMLPPPPGAFR, encoded by the coding sequence ATGTCCCGAACCGCCGCCACGATTTTGTTTGCGACATTGATCGCGGTGCCGCCGCTCGCCTTGCCGTCCGCGCGCGCGCAGATCGGCAATATCTTTTCCGATCAGCCATTGCGTCCTCCCGCCGGAATCCAGCGCGGCGATCCTTCACAGGACCCCGACGAAGAAGAAGTGCCCGAAATTCCGCAGGGCCGCCTGTTGCCCGCGCCGCAGCAGTCCCGGCCATTGCCGCGAGGGCAGGCCGCGCCCTTGCCGGGCGCCGTGCAATCCCAGCCACTGGCGCCGCCGCCGGGCAGCGCGGCGGTCCCTCCGCAGCAACAGCATCCGGGTGTCGCGGCCAATCCGCCGGCAGCCAATCCGCTGCCCGGCCTGCCACCGGGCCAGAAGCAGCCGCGCGGCAATCCGCAGCAATCTCCGGCGACGTTGCAGCCCGGCGACGAGATCGTGACCGAGCCGCCCGCCGTGAAGATTCCGAACAGGAAGGCGGTGTTCTCCGGTCTCGACAAGATCACCGGCCGCATCATCACCTTCGATGAAGATATCGGCGAAACCGTTCAGTTCGGCGCGCTGCGGGTGAAGACCGATGCCTGCTACACGCGCCCCGCGACAGAGGCGGCGAACACCGACGCGTTCGTCGAGGTCGATGAGATCACGCTCCAGAATGAAGTGAAGCGGATCTTCTCCGGCTGGATGTTCGCGGCGAGCCCCGGCCTGCATGCGGTCGAACATCCCATCTATGACGTCTGGCTGACGGATTGTAAGGGCCCTGAGCAGCCGGTAACGGCGCAGAACGAGCCGGTGAAGCCTCCGCCGCCTGTGCAACAGCAGCAGCCGAAGCGCCAGCCGCGGCCTCAGCCGCCAGCTCAGCAACCTGTGCAGCAGCGCCAAATGCTGCCGCCGCCGCCCGGTGCTTTCCGTTAG
- a CDS encoding NADH:ubiquinone oxidoreductase subunit NDUFA12, translating to MKLFFLRIFTWWNGFTFGTQLWTWRFGELVGTDEMGNRYYRTRGGKIDPTLGIERRWVIYDGYAEATKVSPDWHGWLHHTVDVPPTEEHYTPREWQKPHRPNLTGTPAAYRPSGSTLASGQRPKATGDYQAWTPGS from the coding sequence ATGAAGCTGTTTTTCTTGAGGATTTTTACCTGGTGGAACGGATTCACGTTCGGGACCCAGCTTTGGACCTGGCGATTTGGTGAACTGGTCGGCACCGACGAGATGGGCAACCGCTATTACCGCACCAGGGGCGGCAAGATCGATCCGACTCTCGGAATCGAGCGGCGGTGGGTGATCTATGACGGCTATGCCGAAGCCACCAAGGTTTCGCCGGACTGGCATGGCTGGCTGCATCACACCGTCGATGTGCCGCCGACCGAGGAACATTACACGCCGCGCGAATGGCAGAAACCGCACCGCCCGAACCTGACCGGCACGCCGGCGGCCTATCGTCCGTCGGGTTCGACTCTGGCAAGCGGCCAGCGTCCCAAGGCGACCGGCGACTATCAGGCCTGGACGCCGGGTAGCTGA
- a CDS encoding BA14K family protein encodes MSNLTKGIAVAAIALALPLTMGSSANAAPLMAGSALSAASGATASSNLIDVQWRRHGYYRRGGYGWGGVGAGLAAGALIGGAIAASQAPYYYGPGPGYYAPAPAYVEGDSVSYCMQRYKSYDPRSGTFLGYDGLRHPCP; translated from the coding sequence ATGAGCAATTTGACCAAGGGTATCGCAGTTGCCGCTATTGCGTTGGCGCTGCCGTTGACCATGGGTTCCAGTGCGAATGCCGCGCCGCTGATGGCGGGGTCGGCCCTGTCGGCCGCAAGCGGCGCAACCGCGTCCTCCAACCTCATCGACGTCCAGTGGCGTCGTCATGGCTATTACCGCCGTGGCGGCTATGGCTGGGGCGGCGTCGGCGCAGGTCTCGCGGCCGGTGCGCTGATCGGCGGTGCCATCGCGGCAAGCCAGGCTCCCTATTACTACGGTCCGGGTCCGGGCTATTACGCGCCCGCTCCTGCCTATGTGGAAGGCGACTCGGTATCGTACTGCATGCAGCGCTACAAATCCTACGACCCCCGCAGCGGCACGTTCCTCGGTTACGATGGCCTGCGCCATCCTTGCCCGTAA
- a CDS encoding DMT family transporter: MDQRAPDEPIAVSPPTSSTQPPHENRAVGYALLFVATIIWGINWPVAKYLLHELPPLTLRGLPGVFSALILAGFVLAKGQSLRAPRGEWGKLVLYAALMVGFWMGLMGLSLVHLPASETAILGATIPVWAAGLAWPMLGERLSVLRVIAIAMAIGGVVLLMGGDSINVSWEKIPGIAYALIAALLFALGAVLAKRRPIAIRPLPAAVWQIGLGCFPVALIGILFEHPHFGGMSALGWLLFGFSTIFQGAIGYACWFAALERLPASTAAIGTLIVPVTGVVASAISLGEPLGIPQIGALLLTVIGVAIAARS, encoded by the coding sequence ATGGACCAACGCGCGCCGGACGAGCCGATTGCGGTGTCGCCTCCAACTTCCTCGACCCAACCGCCGCACGAAAACCGTGCCGTCGGCTACGCGTTGCTGTTCGTCGCCACCATTATCTGGGGCATCAACTGGCCCGTCGCCAAGTATCTGCTGCATGAACTGCCGCCGTTGACGCTCCGTGGCCTGCCGGGGGTGTTCAGCGCGCTGATTCTTGCGGGTTTCGTTCTGGCGAAGGGGCAGTCATTGCGCGCACCGCGTGGCGAATGGGGCAAGCTCGTTCTTTATGCGGCGCTGATGGTCGGCTTCTGGATGGGGCTGATGGGGCTGTCGCTGGTGCATCTGCCGGCTTCGGAAACCGCGATTCTCGGTGCCACGATTCCAGTGTGGGCCGCGGGTCTTGCGTGGCCGATGCTTGGCGAACGGCTTTCCGTGCTGCGGGTCATTGCCATTGCAATGGCGATCGGCGGCGTCGTGCTGTTGATGGGCGGCGACAGCATCAACGTCTCCTGGGAGAAGATACCGGGAATCGCTTACGCGCTGATAGCGGCCCTTCTGTTCGCTCTCGGCGCGGTTCTCGCCAAACGGCGGCCCATCGCGATTCGTCCGCTGCCGGCTGCGGTCTGGCAGATCGGGCTTGGCTGCTTTCCCGTGGCGCTGATCGGCATCCTGTTCGAGCATCCACACTTCGGCGGGATGTCGGCGCTTGGCTGGTTGCTGTTCGGATTCAGCACCATTTTTCAGGGAGCGATCGGCTATGCCTGCTGGTTTGCCGCGCTGGAGCGGTTGCCGGCCTCGACGGCCGCGATCGGGACATTGATCGTGCCGGTCACCGGCGTGGTGGCGTCGGCGATCTCCCTTGGAGAGCCGCTCGGCATTCCCCAGATCGGCGCATTGCTGCTGACGGTCATAGGCGTCGCCATCGCGGCGCGTTCGTAA